The Antarcticibacterium flavum genome contains the following window.
TTATCTCTACAGATGTTTTGGAGTCCAGGTTTCCCGTGGGCTCATCGGCCAGAATGATAGACGGATTGTTAACCAGCGCTCTTCCCACCGCAACCCGCTGCCGTTGACCTCCGGATAGCTGATTGGGCTTGTGGTCCATCCTGTCGGCAAGGCCAACATCTGTAAGTACCTGTTTTGCACGTTCTGTACGGGCAGCTTTGGAAGCCCCGGCGTATACCATTGGCAGGGCAACATTCTCGAGAGCTGTGGTTCTTGGTAACAAGTTGAAGGTCTGGAAAACAAAGCCAATCTCGGTATTGCGAATTTCAGCCAGGTCATCATCTGTCATCTTGCTCACATCCTTTCCGTTAAGGATGTAGGAGCCCGAGGTTGGCGTGTCCAGGCAGCCGAGCAAGTTCATGAGAGTGGACTTCCCCGAGCCCGAAGGGCCCATGAACGCTACATATTCGCCGCGTTCTATTTCAAGATTAATACCCTTAAGGACTTTGATTATTTCATGTCCCAGGGGGAAGTCCCGGGTGATATTCTGTAATTCTATAACCTTGCTCATATGCTGCTTTTCAAAATAGGTGTCACGAATAGGACGCTGTTTTGCTGTGGATGTTACAATCTAATGATAAAATGCTCTTTTTCCTGTTCTTTTCTGAAGAAAACAATCCCCCAGAAAAAGCTGTCAATGCTCACCCGCACCCGTGGATGCCCCTTTATCTCCGCCCAGGCCTCTTCCATTCCTTTCGACCAGTGAATATCATCAAATATAAAAACCGAATCATTGTGAGCCAGCGGCAGGAGTTGTTCAAAGTACTTTAAGGTTGCTTCTTTGGAGTGGTTGCCGTCGAAGTAGATGAGGTCAGTTGTGGGTTGTCGGTTGTCGGTTGTCGGTTGTCGGTTGTCAGTTGTAGGTTGTAGGTTGTAGGTTGTAGGTTGTAAGTTGTGACTCGCTTCGCTCGTGTTTATTGTTTCGTGTTTGGAGTTTGGTGTTTGCTCGCTGGACTCGCGTTTGTGGTTTGGTGTTTGTTGTTTGGTGTTTAGTGTTGGAATGCTCGCTTCGCTCGTGTTAGATGTTTGTTGTTTTTTGTTTGGTCCTGGGTTGCTCGCTTCGCTCCGGCTGGGGTCTTGGAATTTGGAATTTTGAATTTGGAATTTTTTCTGCTCCCCCTTTGGGGGCTGAGGGGCTTTTCCACTCAAGATCTCCTCAAAACTCCCAACTTCCAGCCTAATATTCTCCAACCCAAACCTCTCAAAATACTCCCCCGCCACCTTTGCCGTTTCCGGGCAGCCTTCGATGGTGGTGAGTTTAACATCATTTCCCGTTGCGATGGCTGCGGAAGAGATTCCTACGGAAGTTCCCAGTTCCAGGGCGGATTTTATTTCCAGGTAGGAAATCAGCTTATTTAGCAGCACCGCCCTCTTTTTCGAGA
Protein-coding sequences here:
- a CDS encoding ABC transporter ATP-binding protein, with the protein product MSKVIELQNITRDFPLGHEIIKVLKGINLEIERGEYVAFMGPSGSGKSTLMNLLGCLDTPTSGSYILNGKDVSKMTDDDLAEIRNTEIGFVFQTFNLLPRTTALENVALPMVYAGASKAARTERAKQVLTDVGLADRMDHKPNQLSGGQRQRVAVGRALVNNPSIILADEPTGNLDSKTSVEIMHLFDDIHAAGNTVILVTHEEDIALHAHRIIRLRDGVIESDERRKVEMGVRN
- a CDS encoding O-methyltransferase — protein: MLQDDREIKVTDFGAGSRVFKSDKRKISAIAKNAGISKKRAVLLNKLISYLEIKSALELGTSVGISSAAIATGNDVKLTTIEGCPETAKVAGEYFERFGLENIRLEVGSFEEILSGKAPQPPKGEQKKFQIQNSKFQDPSRSEASNPGPNKKQQTSNTSEASIPTLNTKQQTPNHKRESSEQTPNSKHETINTSEASHNLQPTTYNLQPTTDNRQPTTDNRQPTTDLIYFDGNHSKEATLKYFEQLLPLAHNDSVFIFDDIHWSKGMEEAWAEIKGHPRVRVSIDSFFWGIVFFRKEQEKEHFIIRL